In a single window of the Drosophila miranda strain MSH22 chromosome XL, D.miranda_PacBio2.1, whole genome shotgun sequence genome:
- the LOC108154538 gene encoding serine/threonine-protein phosphatase Pgam5, mitochondrial isoform X1 has protein sequence MRKFTAFACGTGAGLLTFYLTKLNEPKAAVHNSWTRSEKPVDPCALWDHNWDLRDPKSLVKPVKNDLSQEQNRYNSELEKVVPKHARHIILIRHGEYLDVGDTDETHHLTERGREQAKYTGKRLCELGIKWDKVIASTMVRAQETADIILDEIDYEKAKVKNCAFLREGAPIPPQPPVGHWKPEASQFFRDGARIEAAFRRYFYRAYPDQTKDSYTLLVGHGNVIRYFVCRALQFPPEAWLRISINHASITWLTISPSGNVSIKYLGDTGFMPVNHLTNRIPRAAKNVV, from the exons ATGCGAAAATTCACAGCCTTTGCATGCGGCACTGGGGCCGGTCTGTTGACCTTCTACCTAACAAAACTAAATGAGCCAAAGGCGGCGGTGCACAACTCGTGGACGAGGAGCGAGAAGCCGGTGGATCCGTGTGCGCTGTGGGACCACAATTGGGACCTGCGCGACCCCAAGAGCCTAGTGAAGCCGGTGAAGAACGATCTGTCCCAGGAGCAGAATCGGTACAACAGTGAACTGGAGAAAGTGGTCCCGAAACATGCCCGTCACATAATTCTCATTCGACACGGCGAGTACCTCGATGTGGGGGACACCGACGAGACGCATCACCTAACCGAACGTGGGCGGGAACAGGCCAAATACACGGGCAAGCGTCTGTGCGAACTGGGCATCAAGTGGGACAAGGTGATAGCCTCGACAATGGTGCGCGCCCAGGAGACGGCGGATATCATACTCGATGAGATCGACTACGAGAAGGCGAAGGTGAAGAATTGCGCCTTCCTGCGGGAGGGTGCCCCGATACCGCCCCAGCCGCCAGTCGGCCACTGGAAGCCGGAAGCGTCG CAGTTCTTCAGAGACGGAGCCCGGATCGAGGCCGCCTTCCGGCGCTACTTCTATCGTGCTTATCCCGACCAGACCAAGGACAGCTACACCCTCCTGGTGGGCCATGGCAATGTGATCCGATACTTTGTGTGTCGAGCACTTCAGTTCCCGCCCGAGGCCTGGCTGCGGATCAGCATTAACCATGCGTCCATCACCTGGCTAACCATCAGTCCATCGGGGAATGTGTCCATCAAGTACCTCGGCGATACCGGCTTCATGCCCGTCAATCATCTGACCAATCGGATACCCCGCGCGGCCAAAAATGTTGTGTAG
- the LOC108154490 gene encoding protein MMS22-like, with product MDYDLFQSDDDEDILTAFNEATQRFQQETPSHRMELDNQDGEDDDDGLDILPEFNCTGRDTIKAHSFPRGGFVRNGFSQRPPPYSKWDKICSDFNEGQLQVNAVTHYLYNEACKNIQKLFAAVAGQQQLQAPTILTNSIWYRARQQVTQFYHLLLRIHDENICMEARRFLEDLRSLLNNLLDAEAWKVLYFAEHSKGNECPAPAYHLYHGVLEWRFLDLILLNDCHGATEAALLAQLEHTLYDLVLCASLYYRSKHRPELIHTSAFMCRCTKELWLLITVLAPKWLAQSQLGIWNLFHKAMQGHKAVYFPAESSAVSLAFHEFYAWLRLSLARLSDYADNGDYKQNLAGPCAPPENFQTASLLKQFLSSQPDEQQRRVYLCLLAPLELQRGRPDPDVLCQLWEYLHRSLNCNFNASTELEQLPLTCPSGSAYVERYSRLLSRDQLEDLNLSSFTMYAWMLGRTLKLLLAQQGKGNQRQKLLGRIFSKFSAAKLLALNEPGIHHVIELFLCLLLSHEDLSELAPKLREMLLCLALEKLPPVRRISVAKGHMAMLLLHARHRLSLDDYVAKLLGQLAAIRNDVEVAAIYAGTLQAIFDLADDFARGEQLLLSPWLTHYVEKSGQASQDRVWQALHSLIQRLGEPRVVSGNANGMKEALQQHILPLLRVQYVSGHSAWLPRLAAEFVSLDKDREKLMVSFLQGPEPANMAASAQLIVHLLEEGSSPVPPSSATILQVWIKSLVLLTAQHESVAALTAHVVQLEEFQLLAIDPTSLAGREPLCAFFGALGRRAQQEEAAAQARIRMQLSHRLHAYVNHFEMWLPPDRLRSELGSRFYSFLAIVIYNCPSLAYVRAKPSCFFHLAMVRFLLTTQLQAGVPPEGRLPQMVHKIFPVLLQGIGRLPYRTDAYLGKTLEQLILQWTPHFNFSPNAKLVARPYVTLLQADAGDDGELAQFVLQQLVGHFLVVLRRKAGNHSGLVITLLQQLVEAIAADQEKQLLTLLRAVHIPLLEHVMFVDELEHSRGQVLSLYRIIVSHEGFRRSQPARAMCLSHLRSLAEKHLAHCTYFYFQMLIKLAELAPELVAPLLDFVREQAKLVELKRGAGEDVGIRKCLQRLEKVLG from the exons ATGGACTATGATCTATTCCAGTCGGATGACGATGAAGACATACTCACGGCCTTCAATGAGGCAACACAGAGATTTCAGCAGGAGACCCCCAGCCACCGAATGGAATTGGACAATCAAGATGGCGAAGACGATGATGATGGCCTGGACATCTTGCCCGAGTTCAACTGCACCGGCCGCGATACTATTAAGGCCCACAGCTTCCCAAGGGGGGGATTTGTACGCAATGGCTTCTCCCAGCGCCCTCCCCCATACAGCAAATGGGATAAAATTTGCTCGGACTTCAACGAGGGCCAGCTGCAGGTTAACGCAGTGACACATTACCTCTACAATGAGGCTTG TAAGAATATCCAGAAGCTTTTCGCCGCCGTGGCCGGTCAACAGCAGCTGCAAGCACCCACAATTTTGACCAACTCAATTTGGTACAGAGCACGACAGCAGGTGACCCAATTTTATCATTTGCTATTGCGCATACACGATGAAAACATCTGCATGGAAGCACGCCGATTTCTGGAGGATCTGCGCAGCCTGCTCAACAATCTACTGGATGCGGAGGCCTGGAAAGTTCTGTACTTTGCGGAGCACAGCAAGGGTAACGAGTGCCCTGCGCCGGCCTATCATCTGTATCACGGTGTTCTAGAGTGGCGTTTTCTCGACCTAATCCTGCTCAACGACTGCCATGGGGCGACGGAGGCAGCGTTGTTGGCCCAACTGGAGCATACGCTGTATGATTTGGTGCTGTGTGCCAGCCTTTATTATCGCAGCAAGCATCGACCCGAGCTCATTCACACATCGGCGTTTATGTGTCGCTGCACCAAGGAACTCTGGCTGCTGATCACTGTGCTGGCGCCCAAGTGGCTGGCGCAGAGCCAGCTGGGCATCTGGAATTTGTTCCACAAGGCCATGCAGGGCCACAAGGCGGTGTATTTCCCAG CCGAAAGCAGCGCTGTTTCATTGGCCTTCCACGAGTTCTACGCATGGCTGAGGCTCAGCCTGGCCCGCCTCAGCGATTACGCGGACAATGGCGATTATAAACAGAACCTAGCGGGCCCATGTGCTCCACCTGAAAACTTTCAGACTGCCAGCCTGCTCAAGCAATTCCTCTCCAGCCAGCCCGATGAACAGCAGCGACGTGTCTATCTGTGTCTTCTGGCGCCCCTCGAGCTGCAGCGGGGTCGCCCCGACCCAGATGTGCTCTGCCAGCTCTGGGAATATCTGCATCGCTCACTCAACTGCAACTTCAATGCGAGCACAGAGCTAGAACAGCTGCCCCTCACCTGCCCCAGTGGCTCGGCCTATGTGGAGCGCTACAGCAGGCTCCTGTCCAGGGACCAGCTGGAGGATCTCAATCTCAGCAGCTTCACCATGTACGCCTGGATGCTGGGCCGAACCTTAAAGCTGCTCCTAGCCCAGCAGGGAAAGGGCAACCAGCGACAGAAGCTGCTCGGGCGGATCTTCAGCAAGTTCAGTGCGGCCAAATTGCTGGCTCTGAATGAGCCGGGCATACACCATGTGATAGAGCTGTTTCTCTGCCTGCTGCTCTCCCACGAGGACCTCTCCGAGCTGGCGCCCAAGCTGAGGGAGATGCTGCTGTGCCTTGCCCTAGAGAAATTGCCACCGGTCCGTCGAATTTCGGTGGCCAAGGGACACATGGCCATGCTGCTTCTGCATGCACGGCACCGTCTCTCCCTGGATGACTATGTGGCGAAGCTCCTGGGCCAACTGGCAGCCATTCGCAACGACGTGGAAGTAGCCGCCATTTACGCGGGCACCCTTCAGGCCATTTTCGACCTTGCCGATGACTTTGCCCGCGGCGAGCAGCTTCTCCTGAGCCCCTGGCTGACACATTATGTGGAGAAGAGTGGCCAGGCCTCGCAGGATCGCGTCTGGCAGGCTCTGCACTCGCTGATCCAGCGGCTAGGCGAACCGAGAGTGGTCTCCGGCAATGCCAATGGGATGAAGGAGGCGCTCCAGCAACACATTCTGCCCCTGCTGCGGGTGCAGTACGTCAGTGGGCACAGCGCCTGGCTGCCGAGGCTAGCGGCGGAGTTCGTGAGCTTGGACAAGGATCGGGAGAAGCTTATGGTGAGTTTTTTGCAGGGCCCCGAGCCGGCCAACATGGCTGCCTCGGCCCAACTGATCGTTCACCTGCTGGAAGAGGGAAGCAGCCCGGTGCCCCCATCGAGTGCCACAATCCTGCAGGTTTGGATCAAATCTCTGGTCCTGCTCACCGCCCAGCACGAGTCTGTTGCGGCGCTTACCGCCCATGTGGTGCAGCTGGAGGAGTTCCAGCTGCTGGCCATAGATCCCACTTCTTTGGCGGGTCGCGAACCGCTCTGCGCTTTTTTCGGTGCTCTCGGGCGACGTGCCCAGCAAGAGGAGGCGGCCGCCCAGGCTCGCATCCGGATGCAGCTGAGCCACAGGCTGCACGCCTACGTGAACCACTTCGAGATGTGGCTACCGCCGGACCGACTGCGCTCTGAGCTCGGCTCTCGGTTCTACAGCTTCCTGGCCATCGTCATATACAACTGCCCGAGCCTCGCGTATGTGCGTGCGAAGCCAAGCTGCTTCTTCCACCTGGCCATGGTGCGCTTCCTGCTGACCACACAGCTGCAGGCCGGTGTCCCGCCCGAAGGTCGCCTGCCCCAAATGGTGCACAAGATCTTTCCTGTGCTGCTGCAGGGGATCGGGAGGCTGCCCTACCGCACGGACGCGTATCTGGGCAAGACGCTGGAACAGCTCATTCTCCAATGGACGCCGCACTTCAACTTCTCCCCCAATGCCAAGCTGGTGGCGCGCCCATACGTAACGCTCCTCCAGGCTGACGCTGGGGATGATGGGGAGCTGGCGCAGTTCGTGCTCCAGCAGCTGGTGGGACATTTTCTGGTTGTTCTGCGCCGCAAGGCGGGCAACCATTCGGGTCTCGTGATCACTTTGCTGCAGCAGCTGGTCGAGGCCATCGCTGCCGACCAGGAAAAGCAGCTCCTAACCCTGCTCCGAGCCGTTCACATACCCCTCCTGGAGCACGTCATGTTTGTGGATGAGCTggagcacagtcgcggccagGTGCTGTCTCTGTATCGCATCATCGTCTCTCACGAGGGCTTCAGGCGCTCTCAGCCAGCCAGAGCGATGTGCCTGAGCCACCTGCGCTCCCTGGCCGAGAAACACTTGGCCCACTGCACATATTTCTACTTTCAAATGCTCATCAAGCTGGCGGAACTGGCCCCGGAGCTAGTGGCACCGCTGCTGGACTTCGTGCGGGAGCAGGCCAAGCTGGTGGAGCTGAAGCGCGGTGCTGGCGAGGATGTAGGCATACGCAAGTGCCTGCAACGACTGGAGAAAGTCTTGGGGTAG
- the LOC108154522 gene encoding calphotin isoform X1, with the protein MADVSHELGALRFVVDSPLSSKVAMFNNQATQHKQSQLLNPFSQDGRASSPKPTFSKDQYGKPLAGSLTEARGQKANMHVMKEMLELCQIINTEGYDVKDEPGMRVIPFGELFNIYNYISDKVVGILLRARKHKLVEFEGEMLYQRRDDNVPIFLLKPIREIRSEMEAKIEEIKRAASPAPPQSTSVLLDRSAHEQKLKARTPSPAVKSKAKAKSPSPPQVTADATAPAVVTPVEVKPVAAPAEVSAPIPEPAPALTVTEAAPNHEPQPEAAKPEESPVQAAPAAVEPVSQPQPEAKPVPVSAELIPVSPEVQKTEAALPTIVIEASAVFVRTASTDQLAADTAPSATSPADTSSPAAKDEPVIAAGDSA; encoded by the exons atggcAGACGTATCGCACGAGCTGGGCGCCCTGCGCTTCGTAGTG GACTCGCCGCTCTCCTCCAAAGTGGCCATGTTCAACAATCAGGCGACGCAGCACAAGCAGTCGCAGTTATTGAATCCGTTCTCGCAGGATGGACGCGCCTCGTCGCCGAAGCCGACCTTCTCCAAGGACCAGTACGGCAAGCCGCTGGCCGGCAGTCTGACAGAGGCACGAGGCCAGAAGGCCAACATGCACGTTATGAAGGAAATGCTGGAGCTATGCCAGATCATCAACACGGAGGGCTACGACGTCAAGGATGAGCCAGGCATGCGAGTGATTCCCTTCGGCGAGTTGTTCAAC ATCTACAACTACATCTCGGATAAGGTGGTGGGCATACTGCTGCGTGCCCGTAAGCACAAACTGGTGGAGTTCGAGGGCGAGATGTTGTACCAGCGCCGCGACGACAACGTGCCCATATTCCTGCTGAAGCCCATCAGGGAGATTCGCAGCGAGATGGAGGCCAAGATCGAGGAGATCAAGCGCGCGGCGAGTCCTGCCCCGCCACAGTCTACATCGGTGCTGCTCGATCGCAGCGCCCACGAGCAGAAGCTGAAGGCGCGAACACCGTCGCCGGCGGTAAAGTCGAAAGCAAAAGCGAAATCACCGTCGCCACCACAGGTTACTGCTGATGCTACTGCTCCAGCTGTCGTAACTCCAGTCGAGGTCAAGCCAGTCGCAGCTCCAGCTGAAGTGTCAGCACCAATCCCGGAGCCTGCGCCGGCTTTGACAGTCACAGAAGCTGCACCAAACCATGAGCCGCAACCGGAGGCTGCCAAGCCAGAGGAGAGCCCCGTCCAGGCAGCGCCAGCAGCAGTGGAGCCCGTGAGTCAGCCACAACCAGAGGCTAAGCCTGTTCCAGTTTCTGCAGAGCTCATCCCAGTTTCCCCCGAGGTGCAAAAAACAGAAGCCGCCTTGCCCACAATTGTGATTGAGGCCTCCGCAGTGTTTGTGCGCACTGCCAGCACGGATCAGTTGGCAGCAGACACAGCACCATCAGCCACCAGTCCCGCCGACACATCATCTCCGGCAGCCAAAGACGAACCCGTGATCGCTGCCGGAGACAGCGCCTAG
- the LOC108154511 gene encoding peroxisomal targeting signal 1 receptor, whose product MSLRPLVEGDCGGVNPLMQLGGQFTRDVAHKDEGFVQRQFERGTRPDEQLINEFLGQVAAPPQSFQMDTLLQEMRDININGTPQQQHQADQWSQDFARGLAPPLPNKMIHMHPQQQVMMHAQEFFDEPLITSQNFMARQPYMAITAPPQQDPFFDSAMETIITDNLPRAAQGESVEDWITDYQRSTEQKEHTASNFNEKFWQRLQDEWQKLAEENEHPWLSEYSENLDAYKEYEFAEENPMSELENAFEKGKEYLTKGDIPSAVLCFEVAAKKEPERAEIWQLLGTSQAENEMDPQSISALKRALDLQPDNREVLMALAVCYTNEGLQNNAVKMLTTWLAVNPKYQHLIAAHPELQFEGTSLASSLIGASKLRDLQQIYLEAVRLHPAEVDADVQEALGVLYNLSGEFDKAVDCYHSAIQKDPQNAKTWNRLGASLANGSRSVEAVEAYQHALQLQPGFIRVRYNVGVCCMNLKAYKEAVEHLLTALTMQAHTNAARELPNAAMAATSSGQNQMSESIWSTVKMVISLMGRSDLQGHVSDRNLAALNEAFKD is encoded by the coding sequence ATGTCGTTGCGTCCACTGGTCGAAGGCGATTGCGGCGGAGTCAATCCTCTGATGCAATTGGGCGGCCAATTCACCCGCGATGTGGCCCACAAAGACGAGGGCTTTGTCCAAAGGCAGTTCGAGCGGGGCACCCGTCCCGATGAGCAGCTCATCAATGAGTTTCTCGGCCAGGTGGCTGCCCCTCCGCAATCCTTTCAAATGGACACGTTGCTGCAGGAGATGCGGGACATAAATATTAATGGGacgccccagcagcagcaccaggcCGATCAATGGAGCCAGGATTTTGCTCGCGGCTTGGCCCCTCCACTGCCCAACAAGATGATTCACATGCACCCACAACAGCAGGTGATGATGCACGCCCAGGAGTTCTTCGATGAGCCATTGATCACCAGCCAAAACTTTATGGCACGACAGCCGTACATGGCCATAACAGCTCCGCCCCAGCAAGACCCCTTCTTTGACTCTGCCATGGAGACCATTATCACAGACAACCTACCCAGGGCCGCTCAGGGGGAGTCCGTGGAGGACTGGATCACCGACTATCAACGCAGCACCGAACAGAAGGAGCATACAGCGTCGAACTTTAACGAGAAGTTCTGGCAGCGCCTGCAAGACGAATGGCAGAAGCTGGCCGAGGAGAACGAGCATCCCTGGCTCTCGGAATACAGCGAGAATCTCGATGCCTACAAGGAATACGAGTTTGCCGAAGAAAATCCCATGTCCGAGCTGGAGAATGCGTTCGAAAAGGGCAAAGAGTACCTCACCAAGGGTGATATTCCCAGCGCTGTTCTCTGCTTTGAGGTGGCCGCCAAAAAAGAGCCAGAACGCGCCGAAATCTGGCAGCTGCTGGGCACCTCACAGGCTGAAAATGAAATGGATCCACAGAGCATTTCTGCCCTGAAACGTGCCCTGGACCTTCAGCCGGATAATCGGGAGGTGCTTATGGCGCTGGCTGTGTGCTACACCAACGAGGGATTGCAAAATAATGCTGTGAAAATGCTGACCACCTGGCTGGCGGTGAATCCCAAGTACCAGCACTTGATAGCCGCCCATCCGGAGCTGCAATTCGAGGGCACCTCACTGGCGTCGTCCCTGATTGGAGCCAGTAAACTGAGAGATCTTCAGCAGATCTACTTGGAAGCAGTTCGTCTGCACCCGGCCGAGGTGGATGCTGATGTGCAGGAGGCCCTGGGCGTGCTCTACAATCTCTCGGGTGAATTCGACAAGGCCGTTGACTGTTATCATTCCGCCATTCAAAAGGATCCCCAGAATGCCAAGACCTGGAACCGTCTGGGAGCCAGTCTGGCCAATGGCTCGCGCTCCGTGGAGGCCGTCGAGGCGTACCAACATGccctgcagctgcagccggGCTTCATCCGTGTTCGCTACAATGTCGGTGTCTGCTGCATGAACCTCAAGGCCTACAAGGAGGCTGTGGAGCACCTCCTGACGGCCCTCACCATGCAGGCCCATACGAACGCCGCCCGGGAGCTGCCTAATGCGGCGATGGCCGCCACCAGCAGTGGCCAGAACCAGATGTCCGAATCGATTTGGAGCACTGTCAAGATGGTCATCTCGTTAATGGGCCGCAGCGACCTGCAGGGTCATGTCAGTGACCGCAACTTGGCTGCACTCAACGAAGCCTTCAAGGACTAA
- the LOC108154538 gene encoding serine/threonine-protein phosphatase Pgam5, mitochondrial isoform X2 — MRKFTAFACGTGAGLLTFYLTKLNEPKAAVHNSWTRSEKPVDPCALWDHNWDLRDPKSLVKPVKNDLSQEQNRYNSELEKVVPKHARHIILIRHGEYLDVGDTDETHHLTERGREQAKYTGKRLCELGIKWDKVIASTMVRAQETADIILDEIDYEKAKVKNCAFLREGAPIPPQPPVGHWKPEASFFRDGARIEAAFRRYFYRAYPDQTKDSYTLLVGHGNVIRYFVCRALQFPPEAWLRISINHASITWLTISPSGNVSIKYLGDTGFMPVNHLTNRIPRAAKNVV, encoded by the exons ATGCGAAAATTCACAGCCTTTGCATGCGGCACTGGGGCCGGTCTGTTGACCTTCTACCTAACAAAACTAAATGAGCCAAAGGCGGCGGTGCACAACTCGTGGACGAGGAGCGAGAAGCCGGTGGATCCGTGTGCGCTGTGGGACCACAATTGGGACCTGCGCGACCCCAAGAGCCTAGTGAAGCCGGTGAAGAACGATCTGTCCCAGGAGCAGAATCGGTACAACAGTGAACTGGAGAAAGTGGTCCCGAAACATGCCCGTCACATAATTCTCATTCGACACGGCGAGTACCTCGATGTGGGGGACACCGACGAGACGCATCACCTAACCGAACGTGGGCGGGAACAGGCCAAATACACGGGCAAGCGTCTGTGCGAACTGGGCATCAAGTGGGACAAGGTGATAGCCTCGACAATGGTGCGCGCCCAGGAGACGGCGGATATCATACTCGATGAGATCGACTACGAGAAGGCGAAGGTGAAGAATTGCGCCTTCCTGCGGGAGGGTGCCCCGATACCGCCCCAGCCGCCAGTCGGCCACTGGAAGCCGGAAGCGTCG TTCTTCAGAGACGGAGCCCGGATCGAGGCCGCCTTCCGGCGCTACTTCTATCGTGCTTATCCCGACCAGACCAAGGACAGCTACACCCTCCTGGTGGGCCATGGCAATGTGATCCGATACTTTGTGTGTCGAGCACTTCAGTTCCCGCCCGAGGCCTGGCTGCGGATCAGCATTAACCATGCGTCCATCACCTGGCTAACCATCAGTCCATCGGGGAATGTGTCCATCAAGTACCTCGGCGATACCGGCTTCATGCCCGTCAATCATCTGACCAATCGGATACCCCGCGCGGCCAAAAATGTTGTGTAG
- the LOC108154522 gene encoding calphotin isoform X2, translating into MFNNQATQHKQSQLLNPFSQDGRASSPKPTFSKDQYGKPLAGSLTEARGQKANMHVMKEMLELCQIINTEGYDVKDEPGMRVIPFGELFNIYNYISDKVVGILLRARKHKLVEFEGEMLYQRRDDNVPIFLLKPIREIRSEMEAKIEEIKRAASPAPPQSTSVLLDRSAHEQKLKARTPSPAVKSKAKAKSPSPPQVTADATAPAVVTPVEVKPVAAPAEVSAPIPEPAPALTVTEAAPNHEPQPEAAKPEESPVQAAPAAVEPVSQPQPEAKPVPVSAELIPVSPEVQKTEAALPTIVIEASAVFVRTASTDQLAADTAPSATSPADTSSPAAKDEPVIAAGDSA; encoded by the exons ATGTTCAACAATCAGGCGACGCAGCACAAGCAGTCGCAGTTATTGAATCCGTTCTCGCAGGATGGACGCGCCTCGTCGCCGAAGCCGACCTTCTCCAAGGACCAGTACGGCAAGCCGCTGGCCGGCAGTCTGACAGAGGCACGAGGCCAGAAGGCCAACATGCACGTTATGAAGGAAATGCTGGAGCTATGCCAGATCATCAACACGGAGGGCTACGACGTCAAGGATGAGCCAGGCATGCGAGTGATTCCCTTCGGCGAGTTGTTCAAC ATCTACAACTACATCTCGGATAAGGTGGTGGGCATACTGCTGCGTGCCCGTAAGCACAAACTGGTGGAGTTCGAGGGCGAGATGTTGTACCAGCGCCGCGACGACAACGTGCCCATATTCCTGCTGAAGCCCATCAGGGAGATTCGCAGCGAGATGGAGGCCAAGATCGAGGAGATCAAGCGCGCGGCGAGTCCTGCCCCGCCACAGTCTACATCGGTGCTGCTCGATCGCAGCGCCCACGAGCAGAAGCTGAAGGCGCGAACACCGTCGCCGGCGGTAAAGTCGAAAGCAAAAGCGAAATCACCGTCGCCACCACAGGTTACTGCTGATGCTACTGCTCCAGCTGTCGTAACTCCAGTCGAGGTCAAGCCAGTCGCAGCTCCAGCTGAAGTGTCAGCACCAATCCCGGAGCCTGCGCCGGCTTTGACAGTCACAGAAGCTGCACCAAACCATGAGCCGCAACCGGAGGCTGCCAAGCCAGAGGAGAGCCCCGTCCAGGCAGCGCCAGCAGCAGTGGAGCCCGTGAGTCAGCCACAACCAGAGGCTAAGCCTGTTCCAGTTTCTGCAGAGCTCATCCCAGTTTCCCCCGAGGTGCAAAAAACAGAAGCCGCCTTGCCCACAATTGTGATTGAGGCCTCCGCAGTGTTTGTGCGCACTGCCAGCACGGATCAGTTGGCAGCAGACACAGCACCATCAGCCACCAGTCCCGCCGACACATCATCTCCGGCAGCCAAAGACGAACCCGTGATCGCTGCCGGAGACAGCGCCTAG
- the LOC108154556 gene encoding mediator of RNA polymerase II transcription subunit 18, translated as MASVSSARESLSHALNNRFLPNLEYLLQGSILDSAVEHLMHRLKGLCDNVDTSPETFHDLEVCMSLRQPNSNQPLLLRVRRALGRDAPFQMRYLGQPEVDQRRPTLVRSCMDCACTNGILEFLTEMGFRLEFEYIAKGYMFRKGRMKITVSKLIKIIPGKQQDMANEPISQSYIVELSVVAPTGQENVGEEMRVFAEQLKPLVQLDKIDYKRLGSMP; from the exons ATGGCTAGTGTCTCTTCGGCCCGCGAGTCGCTGTCGCACGCCTTGAACAACCGCTTTCTACCCAACCTCGAGTACTTGCTGCAAGGGTCCATCTTGGACTCGGCCGTCGAACATTTAATGCACAG ATTAAAAGGCCTTTGCGATAATGTGGACACATCGCCGGAGACCTTCCATGACCTGGAGGTGTGCATGAGTCTCCGGCAGCCCAACTCCAATCAGCCGCTCTTGCTTCGTGTGCGTCGCGCCTTGGGCCGGGACGCTCCCTTCCAGATGCGTTACCTCGGCCAGCCAGAGGTGGACCAACGTCGCCCCACATTGGTGCGCAGTTGCATGGACTGTGCCTGCACGAACGGCATTCTGGAGTTCCTTACCGAAATGGGGTTTCGCCTGGAGTTCGAATACATCGCCAAGG GATACATGTTTCGCAAGGGCCGCATGAAGATCACCGTCTCGAAGCTCATCAAAATCATACCCGGCAAGCAGCAGGACATGGCCAATGAGCCGATCTCACAGAGCTACATTGTGGAGCTCTCTGTGGTGGCGCCCACGGGGCAGGAGAATGTCGGCGAAGAGATGCGCGTTTTTGCCGAGCAACTGAAGCCGCTGGTGCAGCTCGACAAGATTGACTACAAGCGTTTGGGATCCATGCCTTAA